The following coding sequences lie in one Xiphophorus maculatus strain JP 163 A chromosome 4, X_maculatus-5.0-male, whole genome shotgun sequence genomic window:
- the LOC111608349 gene encoding uncharacterized protein LOC111608349 has protein sequence MYFKTLCCYICLCVFCVDMYPAKILARQRTVSEGSELYVTCSIFGQKKYPSFYVYLLKDGQGFRKSKHEQALDDALFIISNLHLDHSGNYSCLYSTTNYSLSDVEGKGKNEVEILVIANFIPAELSIAGPFTVHEGSHVEFKCTFSETLHTLNNCKLIYCYLKKNETILQIQVFNLAQMEASFSIEGAVSRDSGPYSCLLLPSKCFQKQWNELQGINTVILEVKEDLIPWAALSCGFTVLMLLFSLCLGWFVYKNCFKRLYKPCEQQNTDVLALTDVEPQEGSEEENSFSMESEEDSCCSTAASPNPQLHTDVLGTSFIPNVLPEATHPVVSNREWVSNEDQLAGPLAVASEPLTTSIRNSQCFETTRGVIYYSSERIYSVIPDDSSAGPSTSRVLYTTSVIKQ, from the exons ATGTATTTTAAGACGTTATGTTGCTACATTTGTCTGTGTGTCTTTTGTGTAGACATGTATCCTGCAAAGATTCTGGCCCGGCAGAGAACTGTAAGCGAGGGCAGTGAACTTTATGTAACCTGCAGCATATTCGGGCAAAAGAAGTACCcctctttttatgtttatttactgAAAGATGGACAAGGATTTCGGAAATCAAAACACGAGCAAGCTTTGGATGATGCTCTTTTCATAATATCTAATCTTCATCTTGATCACAGTGGAAATTACAGCTGCTTGTACTCCACTACAAATTACAGCCTTTCTGATGTAGAAGGGAAAGGAAAGAATGAAGTTGAGATTCTGGTTATAG CCAATTTCATCCCAGCAGAGCTCTCCATAGCTGGACCCTTCACAGTTCATGAGGGAAGCCACGTTGAGTTCAAATGCACCTTTTCGGAAACCCTTCACACTCTCAATAACTGTAAACTCATCTACTGTTACCTGAAGAAGAATGAGACCATCCTCCAAATACAAGTATTTAATCTTGCTCAGATGGAAGCCTCTTTCAGCATTGAAGGTGCCGTTTCAAGGGATTCGGGTCCATATAGTTGCCTTTTGCTGCCATCAAAATGCTTCCAGAAACAATGGAATGAGCTGCAAGGAATAAATACGGTGATTCTGGAGGTTAAAG AGGATTTGATCCCATGGGCGGCTTTGTCTTGTGGATTTACAGTCCTTATGTTGCTTTTCAGTCTGTGTCTGGGATGGTTCGTTTACAAAAATTGCTTCAAACGTTTGTACAAGCCATG TGAGCAGCAGAATACAGATGTGTTGGCACTGACAGATGTGGAACCACAAGAGG GATCAGAAGAAGAGAATTCTTTCAGCATGGAGAGCGAAGAAGA CAGTTGCTGCAGCACAGCAGCCTCCCCCAATCCACAGCTGCATACAGATGTACTTGGCACAAGTTTTATACCGAATGTCCTTCCTGAAGCAACCCACCCTGTTGTCAGCAACAGGGAGTGGGTTTCAAATGAGGACCAACTTGCAGGGCCACTTGCTGTCGCATCTGAGCCATTGACAACCTCAATAAG AAATTCACAGTGTTTTGAGACAACAAGGGGCGTCATCTATTACTCAAGTGAGAGAATTTACAGCGTTATTCCAG ATGATTCATCCGCAGGACCAAGTACTTCACGTGTGCTGTACACCACTTCTGTCATTAAGCAATAA
- the LOC102224427 gene encoding neuronal acetylcholine receptor subunit alpha-5 codes for MMLRAGEATTFHVLLLMLLPSLCWYHLCHSLQAPNLSSYAKAEDKLFKYLFQNYQKWVRPVEYLNQTISVKFGLAISQLVDVDEKNQLMTTNVWVKQEWVDMKLRWSPEDFLGITTIRVPSDRIWLPDVVLYDNSDGRFEGTITKAVVKYDGTISWNPPANYKSACTIDVTFFPFDLQNCSMKFGSWTYDGSQVDVLLEDFHVDKQDYFDNGEWEIVKATGSRGLRTDGSSSYPTITYFFIIRRLPLFYTLFLIIPCIGLSFLTILVFYLPSNGGEKISLCTSVLVSLTVFLLVIEEIIPSSSKAIPLIGEYLVFTMIFVTLSIVITVFAINIHHRSSSTHHGMAPWVRRIFLHRLPKLLCMRSHVDRYATARVPESERNIGLGNMKNPTPELTPLLYTQHNLQAALESIRYITMHVVKENQVREVVRDWKFAAQVLDRMFLWAFLLVSVLGSALLFIPVIHKWASIIVPTHPGSTL; via the exons ATGATGCTTAGAGCAGGAGAGGCGACCACTTTCCATGTACTGCTGCTAATGCTGCTTCCATCTCTGTGCTGGTACCACCTGTGTCACTCTCTTC AGGCTCCAAATCTCTCCTCCTATGCAAAAGCAGAAGATAAACTGTTCAAATACCTCTTTCAAAACTACCAGAAATGGGTCCGTCCAGTAGAGTATCTAAACCAGACCATCAGTGTGAAGTTTGGGTTGGCCATCTCCCAGCTGGTTGATGTG GATGAAAAAAACCAGTTAATGACAACTAATGTTTGGGTGAAACAG GAATGGGTTGATATGAAATTGAGATGGAGCCCTGAAGACTTTCTGGGCATCACAACCATTCGTGTTCCCTCAGACAGGATCTGGCTTCCTGATGTTGTACTTTATGACAA TTCAGATGGACGTTTTGAGGGAACTATCACTAAGGCTGTAGTCAAGTACGACGGAACCATTTCATGGAATCCACCAGCCAACTACAAGTCCGCCTGCACCATTGATGTCACCTTCTTCCCATTTGACCTCCAGAACTGTTCAATGAAGTTTGGATCCTGGACCTATGATGGCTCACAA GTGGACGTCCTTCTGGAAGATTTCCACGTGGACAAGCAGGATTATTTTGACAATGGGGAATGGGAGATAGTGAAAGCAACAGGCAGCCGTGGTCTCAGAACTGATGGCAGCAGTTCCTATCCCACCATCACCTACTTCTTTATTATCCGCAGGCTGCCTCTTTTCTACACTCTCTTCCTCATCATCCCTTGCATTGGCCTGTCCTTTCTCACCATTCTTGTCTTCTATCTGCCCTCAAACGGTGGTGAAAAGATCTCTCTCTGCACCTCAGTGCTGGTGTCACTCACAGTCTTCCTCTTGGTCATTGAAGAAATCATCCCTTCTTCTTCCAAGGCAATCCCTCTTATTGGGGAATACCTGGTCTTTACCATGATCTTTGTCACATTGTCAATCGTCATCACTGTCTTTGCCATCAACATCCACCATCGCTCCTCATCGACACATCATGGCATGGCACCATGGGTGAGAAGGATTTTTCTACATCGGCTACCTAAGCTGCTATGCATGCGCAGCCATGTGGACCGCTACGCTACAGCCAGAGTGCCTGAATCAGAAAGAAATATTGGATTAGGCAATATGAAAAACCCAACCCCTGAGCTCACTCCACTTCTCTACACCCAGCACAACCTCCAAGCAGCTTTGGAATCTATTCGCTACATCACCATGCATGTGGTTAAAGAAAACCAGGTCAGAGAG GTGGTGCGAGACTGGAAGTTTGCTGCTCAGGTCCTGGATCGAATGTTTCTGTGGGCCTTCCTTCTGGTGTCAGTTCTTGGATCTGCTCTCCTTTTCATCCCAGTCATTCACAAATGGGCCAGCATCATCGTCCCTACTCATCCCGGCAGTACTCTCTAG